One segment of Meriones unguiculatus strain TT.TT164.6M chromosome X, Bangor_MerUng_6.1, whole genome shotgun sequence DNA contains the following:
- the LOC110542247 gene encoding small integral membrane protein 10-like protein 2A, which translates to MAVTAALSAAAAAAALSGLVLRLSRWAATHGSYSAFCKGLTRTLLTFFDLAWRLRVNFPYFYMVASVMLNVRLQVRIE; encoded by the coding sequence ATGGCGGTGACTGCGGCCCTGTCAGCTGCTGCAGCCGCGGCGGCCCTGTCTGGCCTGGTGTTGCGACTGTCGCGTTGGGCGGCGACACATGGCTCCTACAGCGCCTTCTGCAAGGGGCTCACACGCACACTGCTCACCTTCTTCGACCTGGCCTGGCGGCTGCGCGTGAACTTCCCCTACTTCTACATGGTGGCCTCGGTGATGCTCAACGTCCGCCTGCAGGTGCGGATCGAGTGA
- the Znf449 gene encoding zinc finger protein 449 — protein MAVALGCAIQASLNQGSVLQEYDTDCEVFRQRFRQFQYTEAAGPHEAFNKLWELCCQWLKPKMRSKEQILELLVLEQFLTILPTEIETWVREHCPDNRERVVSLIEDLQRELEIPEPQIDMDDMLLEELAPVGTVSMPTNLHLESPALQVMEPVQEPPVPEAWIPQAGPQDLNFSADGECQSFLDPGYQLPKLDMNFPLDHREETWVKELQDPKEMKQLLDSKIGFEMGIENEEDTSKQKKLENMYPFVVTLEGNSLDDPILQKDYVQLENQWEPPPEDLQTDLTKLVDPQNPTLGETPENSNLEEPLNPKPPKKKSPGEKPHRCPQCGKCFARKSQLTGHQRIHSGEEPHKCPECGKRFLRSSDLYRHQRLHTGERPYECTVCKKRFTRRTHLIGHQRTHSEEETYKCLECGKSFCHGSSLKRHLKTHTGEKPHRCHNCGKSFSRLTALTLHQRTHTEERPFKCSYCGKSFRQRPSLVIHLRIHTGEKPYKCSHCSKSFRQRAGLIMHQVTHFRGLL, from the exons ATGGCTGTGGCCCTGGGCTGTGCAATCCAGGCCTCCTTGAACCAGGGCTCTGTGCTGCAAGAGTATGACACCGACTGTGAAGTCTTCCGGCAGCGATTCAGGCAGTTCCAGTACACAGAAGCTGCTGGACCTCATGAAGCATTCAACAAACTCTGGGAGCTTTGCTGTCAGTGGCTGAAGCCAAAGATGCGTTCTAAGGAGCAGATCCTGGAACTGCTTGTGCTAGAGCAGTTCTTAACTATTCTGCCCACAGAAATAGAGACATGGGTAAGGGAGCACTGCCCAGACAATAGAGAAAGAGTTGTGTCACTCATTGAAGACTTACAGAGAGAGCTTGAAATACCAGAACCTcag ATTGACATGGATGACATGCTCTTGGAAGAACTGGCACCAGTTGGAACAGTATCCATGCCAACCAACTTGCACCTGGAGTCACCTGCACTCCAGGTAATGGAACCTGTTCAGGAGCCCCCAGTGCCAGAGGCCTGGATTCCACAAGCAGGGCCTCAGGATCTGAACTTCAGTGCTGATGGAGAATGCCAGTCCTTTCTGGATCCTG gTTATCAGTTACCAAAGCTTGATATGAACTTCCCATTGGATCATAGAGAAGAGACATGGGTAAAAGAATTGCAAGAtcccaaagaaatgaaacaattaCTTGATTCCAAGATTG GTTTTGAGATGGgaatagaaaatgaagaagatacttcaaaacagaaaaaactgGAAAATATGTACCCATTTGTTGTAACTTTAGAAGGGAATAGTCTTGATGATCCTATTTTGCAGAAGGATTATGTGCAGTTAGAAAATCAGTGGGAACCACCCCCAGAGGATTTACAGACAGATTTAACAAAACTTGTAGATCCTCAGAACCCCACTCTAGGAGAGACACCTGAAAACTCCAACTTGGAAGAACCTCTCAACCCAAAGCCTCCAAAGAAAAAGAGTCCTGGAGAAAAACCTCACCGATGTCCTCAATGTGGAAAATGTTTTGCTAGGAAGTCACAACTTACTGGGCACCAGAGAATTCATTCAGGAGAGGAACCTCACAAATGCCCTGAATGTGGAAAAAGGTTTCTGCGCAGTTCTGACCTTTATAGACATCAGCGACTTCACACAGGCGAAAGACCTTATGAATGTACTGTATGTAAAAAGCGATTCACTCGGCGCACACACCTTATTGGCCACCAGAGAACCCATTCTGAAGAAGAAACTTATAAATGTCTGGAGTGTGGGAAAAGCTTTTGTCATGGATCAAGTCTTAAAAGACACCTGAAAACTCATACAGGTGAAAAACCTCATAGATGTCATAATTGTGGAAAAAGTTTTAGTCGGCTAACCGCGCTTACTTTGCACCAGAGAACACACACGGAAGAGAGACCTTTTAAATGTAGTTATTGTGGGAAAAGCTTTAGACAGAGACCAAGCCTCGTAATTCACTTAAGAATCCATACAGGGGAAAAGCCATACAAGTGTAGTCATTGTTCCAAAAGCTTCAGGCAGCGAGCAGGCCTTATTATGCACCAGGTCACACATTTTAGAGGActtctttaa